In Nitrospira sp., the DNA window CGGCTCTGATTCCGGGCAGGGAATCCTCAATGACCAGGCAGTCGTTCGGGGACAGTGCGGGTCGGTTCGCTTGTGAGTTCAATCCGGCCATCGCGTGGAGGAAGGGATCGGGCGCCGGCTTGCCACGGGTCACGTCCTCGGCGCTGGTAATGTGCAGAAAGGCTTTCCGAAGACCGGCCTCGTCCAGAATCAATTCGATTTCATTCCGCAGCGCGCCCGAGGCGATGGCGAGCGGATATCGGGCGGCGGCCTCATGAACCAGTTCGCGCACGCCGGGGAAGATCGCCAGATGTTGTTTGACGGCGGCGAGGTAGGCGTGGGCCTTGTGCTCCATCAATTCGCCAAGGAGTGAGGGAGAGGCCTGGCGCTGGTGGGACTGCAAGGCCGCCAGGAAGCAGCCGCGATCGTCGAAGCCGAGGTAGTCGGTGTAGTACTCCGCTTCGGTGAGTGAGATGTCAACGCCGGCCAGGACCTGTCGCAGGGCGGCAAAGTGCAGCGGCTCGGTGTCGGCAATGACTCCGTCGAAATCAAAAATGATGGCGCGTAGTTCGCTCATGGTCGTCGTTCGGGCATCCCTGTGCGTAGTTCGTTGGA includes these proteins:
- a CDS encoding HAD family phosphatase → MSELRAIIFDFDGVIADTEPLHFAALRQVLAGVDISLTEAEYYTDYLGFDDRGCFLAALQSHQRQASPSLLGELMEHKAHAYLAAVKQHLAIFPGVRELVHEAAARYPLAIASGALRNEIELILDEAGLRKAFLHITSAEDVTRGKPAPDPFLHAMAGLNSQANRPALSPNDCLVIEDSLPGIRAARAAGMKVLAVANTHTVQDLGEADAITHSLADTRLQDLQARLWGAAQGRP